TTAGTAGATGGTCTAAGTTACCAAAGGGAAAAAGTGTAGCTCATACTGTCTTGATGACAACATTCTGGAACCAGGTTGtgtatattttgaaaataatgtgCCTCTTGTTAAAGTGTTGCGATTAGCTGATAATGAGAAAAAACCTGCAATGAGGTATATTTATGAAGCCATGGATTGAGCTAAGGAGGCTATTGCAAAGGCATTTGAAGGGAATATTGCAAAGTATAAAGATATCTTTAAGATTATTGATGAAAGATGGCAATGCCAATTGCATCATCCATTACATGCAGCTGGACATTATCTAAATCCAGAGTACTTCTATCAAAATTCAGCTATTGAAAATTGTAGAGAAGTAACAGATGGGTTGTACGCTTGTATTAAAAAATTGGTTCCAAGCACTGAAGTACAAGACAATATTATATCTGAGATAAGACTGTACACTAAAGCTGAACAACAATTTGGCCTTCCGATTGCAAAAAGATCTAGAACGACAAGATTTCCCGGTAACTGAAAATATTAACCTTTAAATTCTCAATTATtagtttatatttaaaattttacttaatACTTGCATAGTTACATTAACTTAGAAATAACGATGGTCAACATAACTCAGTTGAATGGTGGAATTTATATGGTAATTTAACTCTTCATCTCCAAAAATTAGCCATTAGAATTTTGGGTTTAACGACTAGTGTTGTTGGGTGTGAGCGTAATTGAGCATGTAAAGTACTCGTAATGGTATacttcttatttattttctttgcttAGTTAATCAATTAGACTATATCACTAATGTTACGATATTCCATGCAACAGATCCATACCAAAAAAAAGAAACAGATTGGAGCATCAAAGATTGAATGACCTAGTGTATGTCAAGTATAATCGTGCTTTAAAAGCCCGTTATGACTTGCGTAGTGTTATTGATCCAATCTCATTGGATAACATTGATCATAGTAATGAGTTGCTGGTTGGGAAGATGGGTGTTAATGTGGAAGCAGAAGATGAGTTGGTGTTTGGTGATGATAGCTCGACTTGAGGTAATGTTGCAAGAGCGTCGGGTAGTGAGAACGCGTTGACATACACAAGGCGACAAAAGAGACAGTCAGGAGATATTGCAGCCAATGCCTCAAGCTCCCGAGCTCCACGTATTGAGTCTGTTGACATAGAAGATGAGATTGTTTCTGATGAGTCAAGGGAAGAGGAGATTGGAGGCTATAGTTCTAGTGACACCAATGAGAATCACTCTATTGAGGAAGAATATATGGAGGAATATTATTTTAGTGATTAGAAGTGGAATCTAGAATGAGTTTATCTTTTCTTATTAAGACTTAAGTTGATTTGATGAGGTTTTACTTCATTATAAgcaatatatttattatttatgtgTCTATTATGTTCTCTAAATATtagatatatatatttaaaaaattcttCATAGTGCGCTTTTTATCAGTGAAGCCCACACTTTAAGTGCGCTTTAAGCTCCAATAGGGCTTCTGCTCTTTTGTGCGCTTTTTATGTTTTGACAACACTGCTTTGTTGTTTTGGCAGCAACTTTTGTCTCTGAAATTTCAATTGGCCTCTTTATCTCCATGCTTTTCTCCCTTCACTGTTGGTAACTCTGAAAAGCTGGTGGACAGACCTATCTAATGACATTAACTCCATATCAAACTGTAAAGTCCATGTAACACAAATGGGCAAAGCTTTCAAACATGTTTTTTTCCGTTTCTCCTGGGGCTATTGCAAAGCAAAATACAAATCTTTTTCCAACCCTTATGCCCTGTTTCCTAACTAAAAACCAGTTGTGCTAAATGTGTTTCCCTAATCTTTATCTATAAGCATTTCTTAAACCCTCTTTTCAATCCTCCCCTATAGAAAAAGttataaaaggaaaaatgaaaagtaaCAAGAGAAGTTATTTCTGATGGttcaaaacacttaaaacaaaCATAGGGAATCTATCGACAATGGATTCTGCCCTTTGGTTCTATTGTAGCTATAATTTTTTGTTTTCCAGAGTGGATTTTGTGAAAGTCTAGTTGATACTCACAAAATAGATAAAACTCGAAACCACTCCATAGCCTGAAGACATTAGTAAACGAATCTTAATATGCTACTCTTGCACGTGGAAAATACATAAGCAGGTAGAAACTCCCAATCTCGAGTCTCCCTTTCCTATCAAGTTCTCAGTTAAACATTAAGGAAACCACTTCTAAGATGAAGATACCAAGATAGACTTGAACATCGACTAGCTTAAGCATATACGCATAGAACAGGTTTGTTTTCCTTCAATGTTTCTGTGGAGTACAAATGTAAAAGTTTTTTATATTAGAAAAGATTAACGCAATAAGATAGAAGATTATCCAGCTGCTTCTCAGACTTCTAATAAAGCAGAAATCTGAAGCTAAAGAAAATGAAAGCATATTTGAAAGATTTGCCCATTTATGTTGCATGGAATTTACAGTCTACCTTTATGTTGATGCCATAAGATAGGCTTGTGGTCGTCCATTTAGATtatgagcccgtttggattggcttaaaaaagtGGCTTTTCAGCAGAaatagcttttaagccaaaaagcAATAAGTTGGGGTTGCCCAGCTTattgcttttggcttgttttaagcagtttttaacttattttaagctCTTTTTAACTTTGCCAAACAGTGAAAAAAGCTAAAAAGAGCTTAAAAgcttatttgaccagcttaaaagccaatccaaacaccctctatgCTCCATTTCATGATTGTCCTGGGCAGTAGGTATCTTCCTGTTTGTTAGTTCATGTTCCACCATTGTTCTTTTGTGTTTCAGCATAAAATCATAAACCTATATCTGCTTAGTAGTTGCAACTTTCTTTGCTCAAATTTATGATGGGATGTGAATGTTTTATTCAGGAAAAAGTTGAGCTAGCTTTGAGACAAAGTACAACGGATGAGTATGAAGTGTCTTCAAATGATTCCGTAGGTAAAGTGCTAGGAAAAGAGCACCCTAGAACGGTGAGGTGCCTAGGATTAGAAGCTGCTCCGAGCAGTAGTTGTAGAGAGAAAAGACTTTGTCTTGGTTGTGTTAACTTTTCTTCGAATAATGATGATTCATGTTTTCATGAATGCCAAGAGAAGTACAATCAATGCCAGGAGGCGTACAATCAATGCCAAGAGAGGTACAATCAACTGATGAATGCTTTGAAAGCATACATGATAATGAAGGAAGGGAAAATACCTGAACAATTTGCAGAGATTTTTGATTCTCTTCCTATAACGGTAAACACTCGAGTTCTTTAATGTTTGGGGTAGTGGTGTTGTTGGTTTAattttgttcttcatttgtaaaAGAACTAAAGAAATAAACTTACACTTTTATTTGTTACATAGTATTCAAAAGATTTTTATACCTTTCATTTTTCCGCTTTTGCAGCCAAATGATGCAGCTACTGTTCCATCCATGGATGCAAGATCATCTGGTGGCAGTAATTCCAGTGGTAGGAGCCATTGAGGTTCATTACATTTTGAATTGGATGAATTAGGTGTGAATGAATGAATGAAGTGGGAATTGTGTTTAATTTAGTTTGATGACTATTAacgaaaataccttatgtgaatgaATGATTAACAGTGCTGATAATCCCATGGTAGCCCAAAGGTAGGAGAATCATCCATTCAACGATGTCTTCTCTTAGTTGTTACTGAATTGGTGCCATTAGTATTAGTAGGATTAAAAAAGTATCATCAGGTTGTTGATGCTTAGAGAAGTCCATTGTGTTCTAGTGGAGATTTGTTTCAGTTTCTATCAGTT
The sequence above is drawn from the Nicotiana tabacum cultivar K326 chromosome 13, ASM71507v2, whole genome shotgun sequence genome and encodes:
- the LOC107788050 gene encoding uncharacterized protein LOC107788050, with amino-acid sequence MHGERNVLHTSRGAEIQKKRTIPHTGGSKPNFRRKTVETGEKPECGQLYPATHKNQDESYVNEETRGICEKVELALRQSTTDEYEVSSNDSVGKVLGKEHPRTVRCLGLEAAPSSSCREKRLCLGCVNFSSNNDDSCFHECQEKYNQCQEAYNQCQERYNQLMNALKAYMIMKEGKIPEQFAEIFDSLPITPNDAATVPSMDARSSGGSNSSGRSH